From the genome of Nodosilinea sp. FACHB-141, one region includes:
- a CDS encoding response regulator transcription factor, with protein MSEQTGNILLVDDEPGLREAVQAYLEDSGFTVRSASNAKEGWDLLQQETPDVLISDIMMPQVDGYAFLAQVRDDIRFKGLPVLFLTARGMTSDRIQGYNAGCDAYLSKPFDPEELVAVVSNLMGRRAAQTLDAGDVPDIAVMARQIEEIKAMLTQKGGIAKVTSDIRIDLTPREQSVLDLVAEGLMNKEIASRLETSVRNVEKYVSRLFSKTGTNSRTELVRFALEHGMVTT; from the coding sequence ATGTCTGAGCAAACCGGGAATATCTTACTGGTAGACGATGAGCCAGGTCTGCGCGAGGCGGTACAAGCCTATTTAGAGGACAGCGGCTTTACGGTGCGATCGGCCAGCAATGCTAAGGAAGGCTGGGATCTGCTGCAACAGGAGACGCCGGATGTCCTAATTTCGGACATCATGATGCCCCAAGTTGACGGTTACGCCTTTTTGGCCCAAGTGCGCGACGACATTCGCTTTAAGGGGCTACCGGTGCTGTTTTTGACGGCGCGGGGCATGACCAGCGATCGCATTCAGGGCTACAATGCGGGCTGCGACGCCTACCTTTCTAAACCCTTTGACCCCGAAGAACTAGTAGCGGTAGTCAGCAATCTGATGGGTCGTCGCGCTGCCCAAACCCTTGATGCCGGCGACGTGCCTGACATTGCCGTCATGGCTCGCCAAATTGAGGAAATCAAGGCCATGCTGACCCAGAAAGGCGGTATCGCAAAAGTAACCTCCGACATTCGCATCGACCTCACCCCCCGCGAACAGAGCGTGCTCGACTTGGTAGCCGAGGGGCTGATGAACAAAGAAATCGCCAGTCGTCTAGAGACCAGCGTGCGCAACGTTGAGAAGTACGTCAGCCGCCTGTTCAGCAAAACCGGCACCAACAGCCGCACAGAGCTGGTGCGCTTCGCCCTAGAACACGGCATGGTAACAACCTAG
- a CDS encoding DUF3386 domain-containing protein translates to MVGTQIAARDLFRAAYENRYTWDAAFPGYTADVTFTHNDQVHSGQVKVSADLKLEVSGIADEAAQKMVHGQLFEVSIHRVRREFEDTHGNNTFSYGETLADGSVEILMGGKSEGDRYQLKDNEVSMVHRHIHGVVVTIHTYSSHNTGSGYLSHRYDSVYHDPKTGEQKGGLSDFEDEYTEVGGYYILSRRSIETGVDDDTDKQEFVFSNIALIAA, encoded by the coding sequence ATGGTTGGAACTCAGATTGCAGCACGGGACTTGTTTCGCGCTGCCTACGAAAACCGCTACACCTGGGATGCAGCGTTCCCCGGTTATACCGCCGATGTGACGTTTACCCACAATGACCAGGTTCACAGTGGCCAGGTCAAGGTTAGCGCCGACCTCAAGCTTGAAGTGAGCGGCATCGCCGATGAGGCGGCCCAAAAAATGGTGCACGGTCAGCTGTTTGAGGTCTCGATTCACCGCGTGCGGCGCGAGTTTGAAGACACCCACGGCAACAACACCTTTAGCTATGGCGAGACCCTAGCCGACGGGTCGGTAGAGATTTTGATGGGTGGCAAATCCGAGGGCGATCGCTACCAGCTCAAAGACAACGAAGTGTCGATGGTGCACCGCCACATCCATGGCGTTGTGGTGACGATTCACACCTATAGCAGCCACAACACCGGGTCCGGCTACCTGTCGCACCGCTACGATTCGGTCTACCACGACCCCAAAACTGGTGAACAAAAGGGCGGCCTCAGCGATTTTGAAGACGAATACACCGAAGTTGGCGGCTACTACATTCTCTCTCGCCGCTCTATCGAAACCGGGGTTGACGACGACACCGATAAGCAGGAATTTGTGTTTTCTAACATTGCTCTGATCGCAGCCTAA
- a CDS encoding 2TM domain-containing protein produces the protein MPPRWPRKPTREDPAYRKLEDRINFAVHVAAFTAVNSGLWFFNTLNPEWAPWANKVTLTWLPILVANAVYIFAIADYSPVPLASTADPDPNTEP, from the coding sequence ATGCCACCCCGTTGGCCCCGTAAACCCACCCGAGAAGATCCTGCCTACCGCAAGTTAGAGGACCGCATTAACTTTGCGGTGCATGTGGCGGCGTTTACTGCCGTCAACTCTGGGCTGTGGTTTTTTAATACCCTCAACCCTGAGTGGGCGCCTTGGGCAAATAAGGTAACCCTGACTTGGTTGCCGATTTTGGTAGCTAATGCTGTCTATATTTTTGCGATCGCAGACTACTCTCCTGTGCCCTTAGCGTCCACTGCTGACCCTGACCCCAACACAGAGCCCTAG
- a CDS encoding M15 family metallopeptidase, producing the protein MKPYQAIPICDRSEPLVPIPRDRFPLVEPHAYQSLGAPYGNQSPYSLRAGVLAALTEAQDQLQRQHSGWHIQIFDAFRPLAVQRFMVEHTFTEQVQARGWITEALTPAQRDEVMAEVAQFWAMPSNDPATPPPHSTGAALDVTLIDAAGSVVDMGSPIDEVSPRSHPDHFADRTTPVEQTFHAHRTLLNQAMESAGFRRHPNEWWHFSLGDQLWAWLRRQETGSDKFLAHYGRASVDLWVQ; encoded by the coding sequence ATGAAACCCTATCAGGCCATTCCAATCTGCGATCGCAGTGAACCGCTAGTGCCCATCCCCCGCGATCGCTTTCCCCTAGTAGAGCCTCATGCCTATCAATCGCTAGGGGCTCCCTACGGTAACCAGTCACCCTACTCTCTCAGAGCAGGCGTACTCGCTGCCCTAACCGAAGCTCAGGATCAGCTCCAGCGGCAGCATTCTGGTTGGCACATACAAATTTTTGACGCCTTTCGCCCTCTAGCGGTGCAGCGGTTTATGGTGGAGCACACTTTCACAGAGCAGGTACAAGCTCGGGGATGGATAACTGAGGCTCTAACCCCTGCCCAGCGCGACGAGGTGATGGCGGAGGTGGCCCAGTTTTGGGCCATGCCCAGCAATGACCCAGCCACGCCGCCGCCCCACAGCACCGGGGCCGCGCTAGATGTGACGCTGATTGATGCTGCCGGGAGCGTGGTCGACATGGGATCGCCCATTGATGAGGTATCGCCGCGATCGCACCCCGACCATTTTGCCGACCGCACAACCCCAGTTGAGCAAACCTTCCACGCCCACCGCACCCTGCTCAACCAGGCGATGGAGTCGGCGGGGTTTCGTCGCCACCCCAACGAGTGGTGGCACTTTTCGCTCGGCGATCAGCTCTGGGCCTGGCTGCGGCGGCAAGAAACCGGCAGCGACAAGTTTTTGGCTCACTATGGGCGAGCCTCGGTAGACTTGTGGGTACAGTGA
- a CDS encoding anti-sigma factor has translation MTGSISSEQLQLLLAGYVLYDLSPEESATLANLLAANPDLQQDIDQLQQALEVAYDGNPVSPPAHLRMALLQTAVQPVEAGDETVSAPVASPGLRPRRWGRIWGAAAAALIAGLSLSNLVLWRTLQLERASQPDESLTIALGPSEDGATAGQAQVVINPSTLAGSLTVENLPPLEPGAVYVLWTVVDPSATATVDQKNAILTTVFTVDDQGQVSQPIDLPPVYRRDRDLVRAVAITKESATAPQAHLSPPLLIQPL, from the coding sequence ATGACTGGGTCGATTTCATCAGAACAATTGCAGCTGCTGCTAGCGGGCTATGTCCTCTACGACCTCAGCCCAGAAGAGTCGGCTACCCTGGCAAATTTGCTGGCGGCCAACCCCGATTTACAGCAGGATATCGACCAGCTGCAGCAGGCGCTGGAAGTAGCCTATGACGGTAATCCTGTCAGCCCGCCTGCCCATCTAAGAATGGCTCTGCTACAAACCGCTGTCCAGCCGGTTGAGGCTGGGGATGAAACGGTGAGTGCCCCGGTGGCGTCACCGGGGCTGCGGCCTCGTCGCTGGGGACGAATTTGGGGGGCAGCAGCAGCAGCGCTGATTGCGGGTCTCAGTTTAAGCAACTTGGTGCTTTGGCGCACGCTACAGCTTGAGCGCGCTAGCCAGCCGGACGAATCCTTAACTATTGCCCTGGGTCCTTCTGAGGATGGTGCGACGGCGGGACAAGCTCAGGTGGTGATCAACCCCAGTACCCTGGCGGGGTCCCTCACGGTAGAGAACCTGCCTCCTCTGGAGCCCGGCGCTGTTTATGTGCTGTGGACGGTGGTAGACCCCAGTGCTACAGCCACCGTGGATCAAAAAAACGCTATTCTCACTACCGTGTTCACTGTGGATGACCAGGGTCAGGTGTCGCAACCCATTGATCTGCCGCCGGTGTACCGCCGCGATCGCGATCTTGTGCGGGCCGTGGCTATTACGAAAGAGAGCGCCACCGCTCCCCAGGCTCACCTATCGCCCCCGCTGCTGATTCAGCCCTTGTAG
- a CDS encoding aspartate aminotransferase family protein — protein MAPSVLPATAFIDPKGHNRAAIAAILQRVVEQILDYSTRAGSHDPLPSIKEIEFSGIPVQPTAIAPLLSSLGDLMAQSMNPAHPGYMGHMDPLPSTASIVGDWAAAALNNNMLSVEMSPALSRLEPLLLAEVAQMFGLGGRAGGLLASGGSLANLQALTVARNVKLDCLRQGLAGGPPPVILASEMAHTSIQKAAMVLGLGLEGVVLVPANANAQMDTNALEEKIQGAIARGQRPFAVVGTAGTTVTGNIDPLPEIARIAQTHGLWFHVDAAYGGAIAFSPQHRHRLIGIEQADSVTFNPQKWLYVTKTCASVLFRDLGLLHSHFRVSAPYMNTEPDWVNLGELTVQGTRHADVLKLWLTLQHLGQAGCAELIEASYALSNHFVTQVRQRPYLELASEPEMNLICFRGCPTALPPAQWDAWNANLQDYLLKQHQIFLSVPNFRGQQWLKAVLLNPFTTVAEVSQLFEAVDQYTSSAAG, from the coding sequence TTGGCTCCATCGGTTTTGCCTGCTACTGCGTTTATCGATCCCAAAGGCCACAACCGAGCGGCCATCGCAGCAATTTTGCAGCGGGTGGTCGAGCAAATTCTTGACTATTCCACAAGGGCAGGCAGCCACGACCCTCTGCCCTCAATTAAGGAGATTGAGTTTAGCGGTATTCCAGTTCAGCCCACGGCGATCGCCCCCCTGCTGTCATCCCTGGGTGACCTCATGGCCCAGTCGATGAACCCAGCCCACCCCGGCTATATGGGCCACATGGACCCCTTGCCCAGCACTGCTTCTATTGTGGGCGACTGGGCGGCGGCAGCCCTGAACAACAACATGCTAAGCGTGGAGATGTCGCCAGCTCTATCGCGACTAGAGCCGCTGCTGTTGGCTGAAGTGGCCCAGATGTTTGGGCTGGGAGGGCGGGCTGGGGGGCTGCTAGCCAGCGGCGGCAGCCTGGCGAATTTGCAGGCGCTCACTGTGGCTCGCAACGTAAAGCTGGACTGTTTGCGGCAGGGATTGGCCGGGGGGCCGCCGCCGGTGATCTTGGCCTCGGAGATGGCTCACACCTCGATTCAAAAGGCGGCAATGGTGCTGGGCCTGGGGCTGGAGGGGGTGGTGCTGGTACCTGCGAACGCCAATGCTCAGATGGACACGAATGCCCTAGAAGAGAAAATTCAGGGTGCGATCGCCCGGGGGCAGCGGCCCTTTGCAGTGGTGGGCACGGCGGGCACCACCGTCACCGGCAACATTGACCCGCTGCCCGAAATCGCTCGCATTGCCCAAACCCACGGGCTGTGGTTCCATGTGGATGCGGCTTATGGTGGGGCGATCGCCTTTTCGCCCCAGCACCGGCATCGACTAATAGGTATTGAACAGGCTGATTCGGTGACCTTCAATCCCCAAAAATGGCTGTATGTCACCAAGACCTGTGCCTCGGTGCTATTTCGCGATTTGGGGTTGCTCCACAGTCACTTTCGCGTGTCGGCACCCTACATGAATACTGAGCCTGACTGGGTAAATCTAGGGGAACTGACGGTGCAGGGAACCCGCCATGCCGACGTGCTCAAACTGTGGCTCACGCTCCAGCATCTAGGCCAAGCGGGCTGCGCCGAACTGATCGAGGCCAGTTATGCCCTCAGCAACCACTTTGTCACCCAGGTGCGCCAGCGGCCCTACCTGGAACTAGCCAGCGAGCCTGAGATGAATTTAATCTGCTTTCGCGGCTGCCCCACCGCGCTGCCGCCAGCCCAGTGGGATGCCTGGAACGCTAATCTGCAGGACTACTTGCTGAAGCAGCACCAGATCTTTTTGTCGGTGCCTAACTTTCGGGGGCAGCAATGGTTGAAGGCGGTGCTGCTCAATCCGTTTACTACGGTGGCTGAGGTGAGCCAGCTCTTTGAGGCTGTAGATCAGTATACCAGCAGCGCTGCCGGTTAA
- a CDS encoding DUF1611 domain-containing protein: protein MHLKPDSRIALLMHEGTQSTMGKTGLALLRFSQSPIVAVIDYQAAGRSLHDLTGIDKPIPVVASLTEALTYTPDVLAIGIAPSGGKLPDAWFQEIEQAVKAGLSIVNGLHTPMSTHPALQPWLRDHQWIWDVRQEPEGLTVGSGQASQLNCKRILTVGTDMSVGKMSATLELHRACLQRGLRSKVIATGQTNLMLGDDGVPLDAIRVDYASGAVEQQLMRHGPHHDFVFVEGQGSLLNPASTATLPLLRGTQPTHLVLVHRAGQNHIHNFPQVKIPDLPSVIALYEQVTTAAGAFHPAKVVAIALNTGHLTAAAAEEAIQLVEAQTELPCADIFRTGADKLLTPILA, encoded by the coding sequence ATGCACCTCAAGCCCGATAGTCGCATTGCCCTACTTATGCACGAGGGCACCCAAAGCACCATGGGTAAAACGGGCCTAGCCCTGCTGCGCTTTAGCCAATCGCCGATTGTGGCGGTGATTGATTATCAGGCGGCGGGGCGATCGCTCCATGACCTCACCGGCATCGACAAGCCCATCCCCGTGGTTGCATCGTTGACTGAAGCCCTGACTTACACCCCAGATGTGCTGGCCATTGGTATTGCCCCCTCCGGTGGCAAGCTGCCCGACGCCTGGTTTCAAGAAATTGAGCAGGCGGTCAAGGCAGGGCTAAGTATTGTCAACGGCCTCCATACACCTATGTCTACCCACCCAGCACTCCAACCCTGGCTAAGAGACCACCAATGGATTTGGGACGTACGCCAGGAGCCGGAAGGGCTGACTGTTGGGAGTGGGCAAGCCAGCCAGCTAAACTGCAAGCGCATTCTGACCGTAGGTACCGATATGTCCGTGGGCAAAATGTCGGCAACCCTAGAGCTACACCGCGCCTGCCTTCAGCGAGGGTTACGATCTAAAGTAATCGCCACGGGCCAAACCAATCTTATGCTGGGGGACGACGGTGTGCCGCTAGATGCCATCCGGGTTGATTACGCTTCAGGAGCCGTCGAACAGCAGCTTATGCGCCATGGTCCCCATCATGACTTCGTCTTTGTAGAAGGGCAGGGATCGCTACTCAATCCAGCCTCGACCGCCACACTGCCTCTGCTGCGGGGCACCCAACCCACCCACTTAGTGCTGGTACACCGAGCTGGGCAAAACCACATCCACAATTTTCCCCAGGTGAAAATTCCAGATTTACCCAGTGTGATCGCCCTCTACGAACAGGTGACAACAGCGGCAGGGGCGTTTCACCCAGCGAAGGTAGTCGCGATCGCCCTTAATACTGGACACTTAACCGCAGCAGCTGCCGAGGAAGCGATTCAGCTGGTCGAAGCCCAAACAGAACTCCCCTGTGCAGACATTTTCCGCACAGGGGCCGACAAACTATTGACACCCATCTTGGCTTAG
- a CDS encoding DUF6713 family protein translates to MENLLFYLGFATLMAHELDAMTQAEWRLLFILNRLPDAIAEVAFVLVHIPLVAGLLWLTNHEAPAVRRWSRIAVALFLVIHAGLHKRLEHSALYTFDSELSRGLIYGGGVLGLLYLLTVFIASRRTLQLVTQETK, encoded by the coding sequence ATGGAAAACCTGCTGTTTTACCTGGGCTTTGCCACCCTCATGGCCCACGAACTCGACGCCATGACCCAAGCCGAGTGGCGACTTCTGTTTATTCTCAATCGTCTGCCTGACGCGATCGCCGAGGTGGCCTTTGTGCTGGTTCACATTCCCCTGGTGGCGGGGCTACTATGGTTAACCAATCACGAAGCTCCTGCTGTTCGTCGCTGGTCGCGCATTGCCGTGGCGCTCTTTCTCGTCATCCACGCCGGGCTGCACAAACGGCTTGAGCACAGTGCTCTTTATACCTTCGATTCTGAGCTCTCGCGGGGATTAATCTATGGCGGCGGCGTGTTGGGGCTGCTGTACTTGCTGACTGTTTTCATTGCTTCTCGACGAACCCTACAACTAGTCACCCAAGAGACGAAGTAG
- the chrA gene encoding chromate efflux transporter encodes MSQPPELDFPAVEPVQESLSARLSELARLFLRLGAIGFGGPQAHIAMIHDEAVVRRGWLKEEQFLEGVAICEMLPGPASTQTGIYIGYLRAGQLGALIAGVCFILPAFLIVLTLSWAYFKFQGVPQIEDLFLGISPVVIAIIFGFCWKLGKKAIKDWQGLAIALTVLLVSLVFRVNILLLFLLAGLAGLVIYRPTAPPPAGPSPRTSAWLAPLLPITQGIPNLLANLPADPVAVSSFWGLDRIQDYFVPLSTFFLKTGAFIFGGGLVIIPLLETAVVDDFGWMTRNQFIDGVALGELTPGPVVITAAFVGYKVAGALGALVATIAIFTPSFLFIMFASPFLVRLRRNPWVKSFLKGVMPAVLGAIAAAAIPLSVAALQQDTLPRTAVAIAVGLAALIALVQFRRPTWQLVPAGALIGLIAGALT; translated from the coding sequence ATGAGCCAGCCGCCAGAATTAGATTTCCCAGCCGTAGAACCGGTTCAGGAGAGTTTATCGGCTCGGCTAAGCGAGCTAGCCCGCCTCTTTCTAAGGCTAGGAGCGATCGGCTTTGGCGGTCCCCAAGCCCACATTGCCATGATTCACGATGAGGCAGTGGTGCGGCGCGGCTGGCTCAAAGAAGAGCAGTTTCTTGAAGGGGTAGCAATCTGCGAAATGCTGCCCGGCCCCGCCTCAACCCAAACCGGCATTTATATTGGGTACTTGCGAGCGGGGCAGCTGGGGGCGCTGATAGCAGGCGTTTGCTTTATTCTGCCGGCTTTTTTGATTGTGCTCACCCTGTCGTGGGCCTACTTCAAGTTCCAGGGGGTGCCCCAAATTGAGGACTTGTTCTTAGGCATTTCGCCCGTGGTGATCGCCATCATTTTTGGCTTCTGCTGGAAGCTAGGCAAAAAGGCGATTAAAGACTGGCAGGGGCTGGCGATCGCCCTCACCGTCCTCCTTGTCTCCCTCGTCTTTCGCGTCAACATCCTGCTGCTCTTTTTGCTGGCGGGTTTAGCCGGCCTCGTCATCTATCGCCCCACCGCCCCACCGCCGGCTGGGCCATCGCCCCGCACGAGTGCCTGGCTTGCCCCCCTGCTGCCTATCACCCAGGGTATTCCCAATCTGCTGGCGAATCTTCCCGCCGACCCTGTCGCGGTTTCTAGCTTCTGGGGGCTTGATCGCATTCAAGACTACTTTGTCCCCCTCTCAACCTTCTTTCTCAAGACCGGGGCCTTTATCTTTGGCGGTGGCCTGGTGATTATTCCCCTGCTGGAGACGGCAGTGGTGGATGACTTTGGCTGGATGACCCGCAACCAGTTCATCGACGGTGTTGCCCTGGGCGAACTCACCCCCGGCCCGGTGGTGATCACCGCCGCCTTTGTAGGCTATAAGGTCGCTGGGGCGCTGGGGGCACTGGTCGCCACGATCGCAATCTTTACCCCGTCGTTTTTATTCATCATGTTTGCTTCACCGTTTCTGGTACGGCTGCGACGAAATCCCTGGGTCAAAAGCTTTCTCAAGGGAGTGATGCCAGCGGTGTTGGGGGCGATCGCCGCCGCTGCCATTCCCCTGTCCGTCGCCGCTCTGCAGCAAGACACCCTGCCCCGCACGGCTGTTGCGATCGCCGTAGGCCTTGCTGCCCTCATTGCCCTGGTGCAGTTCCGCCGCCCCACCTGGCAACTGGTGCCCGCTGGGGCGTTGATCGGCTTAATTGCAGGGGCTCTAACTTAA
- a CDS encoding DUF3181 family protein: MSDASTARAIESLAATIGDKVYLDVAKWHLYLGDAKLHTPLAEKLYPLVAGDKVTESAVADILTSTSVAIGGGQKNVTLADLIPATGKADLLEAIADYQRDL; encoded by the coding sequence ATGTCTGATGCCTCTACTGCCCGCGCCATAGAATCCTTAGCCGCCACCATTGGCGATAAGGTGTATCTCGATGTGGCCAAGTGGCACCTGTATTTGGGTGACGCCAAACTGCACACGCCCCTGGCCGAAAAGCTCTATCCCCTGGTTGCTGGCGATAAGGTGACCGAATCTGCCGTTGCGGATATTTTGACCAGCACGTCGGTGGCCATTGGCGGTGGGCAAAAAAACGTCACCCTGGCCGATCTAATTCCGGCTACTGGCAAAGCCGATCTGCTAGAGGCGATCGCCGATTACCAGCGCGACCTATAG
- a CDS encoding sigma-70 family RNA polymerase sigma factor has product MDFDRLTSTEAEAPPDADLWLALKAGQTDALGPLYDRHGGLVYGIALKVLGHTQEAEDLTQDIFTKLSSTAYNPQRGSLRTFLAILTRSRAIDRLRSRQVARAAVERLQSTQMTPPAQTPEQAVVQAERTQDIQTALAQLSESQQEILRLAYYEGLSQAAIAEQLDTPLGTVKSHSRRGLLRLRQILQEHWGN; this is encoded by the coding sequence ATGGATTTTGATCGACTGACCTCGACTGAAGCTGAAGCGCCCCCGGATGCAGACCTTTGGTTAGCTTTAAAGGCAGGGCAAACTGACGCCCTTGGCCCTCTGTACGATCGCCACGGTGGACTGGTCTACGGCATTGCTCTCAAAGTGCTGGGCCACACCCAGGAAGCCGAAGACTTGACCCAAGACATTTTTACCAAGCTATCGTCGACGGCCTATAACCCCCAGCGAGGCTCGTTGCGCACGTTCTTGGCCATACTGACGCGATCGCGCGCCATTGACCGCCTGCGATCTCGTCAGGTGGCTCGGGCGGCGGTGGAGCGCCTTCAGTCTACTCAGATGACACCCCCAGCTCAGACCCCAGAGCAGGCTGTAGTCCAAGCCGAGCGTACCCAAGACATCCAGACTGCCCTGGCCCAGCTATCTGAGAGTCAGCAAGAGATTTTGCGCCTAGCCTACTACGAAGGGCTATCCCAGGCCGCCATTGCCGAACAGCTCGATACCCCCTTGGGCACCGTCAAATCTCATTCTCGTCGAGGCCTGCTGAGGCTACGACAAATTCTCCAAGAGCATTGGGGTAACTAG
- a CDS encoding dipeptide epimerase produces MEITCQPFTVHKRVPLTISRGTTAQSTNLWLKLSAEGIEGWGEAAPFSIGTHQQTLAILQADVVRLQTVAASYHPLDRQAIESAIATLSLHSATRAALDVALWDWCGKFVRQPIWRLLGLDLGRIQPTSVTVGISSPEAARQRSQDWLQQTSARALKVKLGSPHGIEADQAMFQAVYDHIPATVSLSVDANGGWSLEEAKQMADWLGDRCVTHLEQPLPVSQDADLAQLKQDSPLPIFVDESCFNSSDIPRLAHLVDGINIKLMKAGGLTEALRMIHTARACGLQVMFGCYSDSSLANGAMAQLSPLGDYLDLDSHLNLQDDPFSGLTLADGHLLPSINPGLGLSYAPQAR; encoded by the coding sequence ATGGAAATCACCTGTCAGCCGTTTACTGTTCACAAGCGTGTACCGCTCACTATCAGTCGCGGCACCACGGCCCAATCAACCAACCTCTGGCTTAAGCTCAGCGCCGAGGGCATAGAAGGCTGGGGGGAAGCGGCTCCGTTTTCCATTGGCACTCACCAGCAAACGTTGGCCATCTTGCAGGCCGATGTAGTTCGCTTACAGACAGTCGCAGCCTCCTACCATCCGCTGGACCGCCAGGCCATTGAGTCGGCCATTGCAACGTTATCTCTCCACTCAGCCACCCGCGCCGCCCTCGACGTAGCTTTGTGGGACTGGTGCGGCAAGTTTGTCAGGCAGCCCATTTGGCGGCTGCTGGGGCTAGATTTAGGACGCATTCAGCCGACGTCAGTGACCGTTGGCATTTCATCGCCCGAGGCCGCCCGGCAGCGATCGCAGGATTGGCTACAGCAAACCTCCGCCCGCGCCCTTAAGGTGAAGCTCGGCAGTCCCCATGGAATCGAAGCTGATCAAGCCATGTTTCAGGCCGTCTATGACCATATTCCAGCCACCGTTAGCCTCAGCGTCGATGCTAACGGCGGCTGGAGTCTAGAGGAAGCCAAACAAATGGCGGATTGGCTGGGCGATCGCTGCGTCACTCACCTAGAGCAACCCCTACCCGTGAGCCAGGACGCTGATTTGGCCCAGCTCAAGCAGGACTCGCCATTGCCAATTTTTGTAGATGAGAGCTGCTTCAACAGTTCAGATATTCCTCGCCTAGCGCACTTAGTCGATGGCATTAACATTAAGTTGATGAAAGCTGGGGGGCTGACTGAAGCCCTGCGGATGATTCACACGGCGCGGGCCTGCGGCCTTCAGGTGATGTTCGGCTGCTACTCCGACAGCAGCCTGGCAAATGGGGCTATGGCTCAGCTTTCGCCCTTAGGTGACTATCTCGACCTTGATAGTCACCTAAATCTACAGGACGACCCCTTCAGCGGCCTTACCCTAGCTGACGGACACCTACTCCCTTCTATCAATCCTGGACTTGGACTTAGCTATGCACCTCAAGCCCGATAG
- a CDS encoding RNA methyltransferase — translation MALVRTQYPNLPRHPLVVCAALVENSMNLGMLCRTAEAFRLEALVLSELALTQNRQFRQVAVATHQWQPVVACAAEQLPQWLSDRRRQGYSPIALDLHPQATPLPEMQFPQRMVLVLGRELTGIPSVVAAACDHAVVIPQYGVVQSLNVQTAAALAIYAYICQWGMPPPPLAPTPLE, via the coding sequence ATGGCGCTAGTCCGGACTCAGTACCCCAATTTGCCCCGTCACCCTTTGGTGGTATGCGCCGCTTTGGTCGAAAACTCTATGAATTTGGGCATGCTGTGCCGCACTGCCGAAGCCTTTCGACTAGAGGCTTTGGTGCTGAGCGAGTTAGCACTAACTCAAAACCGCCAGTTTCGCCAAGTCGCGGTGGCGACCCACCAGTGGCAGCCCGTGGTGGCCTGCGCAGCGGAGCAGTTGCCCCAGTGGCTATCTGACCGACGGCGGCAGGGCTATAGCCCCATTGCCCTAGATCTTCATCCCCAAGCGACGCCCCTGCCTGAAATGCAGTTTCCTCAACGTATGGTGCTAGTTTTGGGACGCGAGCTGACAGGCATTCCATCCGTGGTGGCGGCAGCTTGCGACCATGCAGTGGTGATTCCGCAGTATGGGGTGGTGCAGTCGCTCAATGTGCAGACGGCAGCGGCTTTAGCGATCTACGCTTACATTTGCCAGTGGGGAATGCCTCCCCCGCCTTTAGCCCCAACGCCTTTAGAATGA
- a CDS encoding CHRD domain-containing protein yields the protein MLRERKHWRNSLIALATCLFVTVLYSPMLGRVMAQSPLGTPVTVSVTPWSSAPSDTFALGEQIDANLAAATAPLLAQGFDEPIVTYVAMLSGQNVVPKAAKTEARGVVGAALSGNRLVVRGSFRELSSTPRDYATDPLDPPNPNITSAFHVHRGSSSENGPFQYALDVTMNPNGRGGSAMGDYTLTPEQLQALQNGTLYVDFHTTRYRAGELRGILMPA from the coding sequence ATGTTGAGAGAACGAAAGCATTGGCGCAATAGCTTAATTGCCCTAGCCACCTGCCTGTTTGTAACCGTACTGTACTCCCCCATGCTGGGTCGGGTGATGGCTCAGTCGCCGTTGGGAACCCCCGTGACCGTATCAGTAACTCCTTGGTCTAGTGCCCCCAGTGACACCTTTGCCTTAGGAGAACAGATTGACGCAAACCTAGCAGCGGCGACAGCTCCCCTACTAGCTCAGGGCTTCGATGAGCCCATTGTTACCTATGTAGCCATGCTCAGCGGTCAGAATGTTGTACCCAAAGCGGCTAAAACCGAGGCTCGTGGCGTGGTTGGGGCTGCCTTGTCTGGCAACCGCCTAGTAGTGCGCGGCAGCTTTCGGGAGTTGAGCAGTACCCCGCGCGACTATGCTACCGATCCGCTCGATCCGCCCAACCCCAATATCACCTCGGCGTTCCACGTTCACCGAGGTAGCTCTAGTGAAAATGGGCCATTTCAGTACGCTCTAGATGTAACTATGAATCCGAATGGCCGCGGGGGCAGCGCCATGGGCGACTACACCCTCACGCCTGAACAGCTTCAGGCGCTGCAAAACGGCACGCTGTATGTCGACTTTCATACCACTCGCTACCGGGCTGGTGAACTGCGGGGCATTTTAATGCCTGCTTAA